Proteins co-encoded in one Actinobacillus succinogenes 130Z genomic window:
- the thiQ gene encoding thiamine ABC transporter ATP-binding protein: MIKLKQVVFRYQDMTMRFDLHVRAQEKIAVIGASGAGKSTLLNLIAGFELPESGEIWLNGENQTRCEPHQRPVSMLFQENNVFPHFTVEQNIALGLKPDLKLNEQERQRVQQAASAVGLAAFLRRKPSALSGGQKQRVALARCLLRDKPILLLDEPFSSLDPGLRSEMLDLLDRLCTEKQLTMLIVTHQPNELKGRIDRILTVKAGSVTFMQTNTVYGKE, translated from the coding sequence ATGATTAAATTAAAACAGGTCGTCTTCCGCTATCAAGATATGACAATGCGGTTTGATTTGCACGTGCGTGCGCAGGAAAAAATCGCCGTCATCGGTGCCAGCGGGGCGGGAAAGTCTACGTTATTAAATTTAATTGCCGGCTTCGAATTGCCGGAATCCGGCGAAATTTGGTTGAACGGCGAAAATCAAACCCGGTGCGAGCCCCATCAGCGTCCGGTTTCGATGCTGTTTCAGGAAAACAATGTGTTTCCTCATTTTACTGTGGAACAAAATATTGCGCTGGGCTTAAAACCCGATTTAAAACTGAACGAACAGGAACGACAGCGGGTGCAACAAGCGGCAAGTGCGGTCGGTTTGGCGGCATTTTTAAGGCGAAAACCCAGCGCACTTTCCGGCGGGCAGAAACAACGGGTGGCATTGGCGCGCTGTTTGTTGCGGGATAAGCCTATTTTGTTACTGGACGAGCCTTTTTCGTCGCTGGACCCCGGTTTGCGGTCGGAAATGCTGGATTTATTGGATCGGCTTTGTACGGAGAAACAGCTGACCATGCTAATCGTCACTCACCAACCGAATGAATTAAAAGGACGGATAGACCGCATTCTAACGGTAAAAGCGGGTTCCGTTACGTTTATGCAGACAAATACCGTTTATGGTAAGGAATAA
- the bioB gene encoding biotin synthase BioB — translation METTLQLYSNTPHPQAQYWSVCKVEALFETPFLELVHRAAIVHREHFNPQAVQLSTLMSIKTGGCPEDCGYCPQSARYRTGVQKQALLEVEDIVEKAKIAKSRGASRFCMGAAWRGPKPKDIGKITEIVKAVKDLGLETCGTFGLLEDGMAENLKEAGLDYYNHNIDTSPEHYKKVIGTRGFEDRLSTLGKVRKAGLKVCCGGIIGMNENRKERAGFIASLANLDPQPESVPINQLVKVDGTPLADAEELDWTEFVRTIAVARITMPKSYVRLSAGRQGMSEEMQAMCFMAGANSIFYGDKLLVTGNAEEDRDQLLMAKLDLEPETAENRRVSVQPER, via the coding sequence ATGGAAACAACATTACAACTTTATTCGAATACACCGCATCCTCAGGCGCAATATTGGTCGGTTTGTAAAGTAGAGGCGTTGTTCGAAACGCCGTTTTTGGAATTGGTTCATCGCGCGGCAATCGTACATCGCGAGCATTTTAATCCGCAAGCGGTTCAGCTTTCGACGCTAATGTCCATTAAAACCGGCGGCTGTCCGGAAGACTGCGGGTATTGCCCGCAATCCGCCCGTTACCGAACCGGCGTACAGAAGCAGGCATTATTAGAAGTGGAAGATATTGTGGAAAAAGCCAAAATCGCCAAATCCCGCGGTGCGAGCCGTTTTTGTATGGGTGCGGCATGGCGCGGACCTAAACCGAAAGACATCGGCAAAATAACCGAAATTGTCAAAGCGGTGAAAGACCTGGGACTGGAAACGTGCGGTACTTTCGGTTTATTGGAAGACGGTATGGCGGAAAATCTGAAAGAGGCGGGTCTGGATTATTACAACCATAATATCGATACTTCGCCGGAGCATTATAAGAAAGTTATCGGCACCAGAGGTTTTGAGGATCGTTTGAGTACCTTGGGAAAAGTACGTAAAGCGGGATTGAAAGTCTGTTGCGGCGGAATTATCGGTATGAACGAAAACCGAAAGGAACGAGCCGGTTTTATCGCCAGCCTGGCCAATTTGGATCCTCAACCGGAATCCGTCCCGATTAACCAATTGGTGAAAGTGGACGGCACGCCTTTAGCGGATGCGGAAGAACTGGACTGGACGGAATTCGTCCGCACCATAGCCGTCGCCCGTATTACTATGCCGAAAAGCTATGTGCGATTATCCGCCGGTCGCCAGGGTATGTCGGAAGAAATGCAGGCGATGTGTTTTATGGCGGGGGCAAATTCCATCTTCTACGGCGATAAGTTATTGGTAACCGGTAACGCGGAAGAAGACCGCGACCAATTACTGATGGCTAAACTGGATTTGGAACCGGAAACCGCGGAAAACCGCCGCGTTTCGGTGCAACCGGAACGGTAA
- a CDS encoding DUF488 domain-containing protein — MFKVQRIYDFKPTEQECAVFVDRLYPRGVTKEKFSRCRWLKEVCPSRELRRFYHENPQQNYPEFVLRYRSELTNAAQRQALAELKRLEKRHSHITLLTAVKDVRHSHIPVLLQALADSE; from the coding sequence ATGTTTAAGGTGCAGCGTATTTATGATTTCAAGCCGACGGAACAGGAGTGCGCCGTATTTGTGGATCGGCTTTATCCGCGCGGCGTGACAAAAGAAAAATTTTCCCGTTGCCGGTGGTTGAAAGAAGTTTGCCCCAGCCGTGAACTGCGCCGGTTTTATCATGAAAACCCGCAGCAAAATTACCCCGAATTCGTGTTGCGTTATCGATCGGAATTAACTAATGCGGCACAGCGACAGGCTTTGGCGGAATTGAAGCGGTTGGAAAAACGCCATTCGCACATCACGTTGCTGACCGCCGTGAAGGACGTGCGACATAGTCATATTCCGGTATTATTGCAAGCCTTGGCGGATTCGGAATAA
- a CDS encoding peroxiredoxin C → MVLVTRQAPDFTSAAVLGNGEIVENFNFKQHIAGKPAVIFFYPLDFTFVCPSELIAFDHRYAEFQKRGVEVVGVSIDSQYSHNAWRNTPVDQGGIGPVKYALAADTKHEIAKAYGIEHPEAGVALRASFLIDANGVVRHQVVNDLPLGRNIDEMLRMVDALQFHEEHGEVCPAQWEKGKEGMKDNPEGVAKYLKQNADQL, encoded by the coding sequence ATGGTATTAGTAACCCGTCAAGCACCGGATTTTACCTCCGCCGCCGTTTTAGGCAACGGCGAAATCGTTGAAAACTTCAACTTCAAACAACATATTGCCGGTAAACCTGCGGTCATTTTCTTCTATCCGTTAGATTTTACTTTCGTTTGTCCGTCCGAATTAATCGCATTCGATCACCGCTATGCGGAATTCCAAAAACGCGGCGTAGAAGTGGTCGGCGTGTCTATCGATTCCCAATACAGTCACAATGCATGGCGTAACACGCCGGTTGACCAAGGCGGTATCGGTCCGGTTAAATACGCATTAGCGGCCGACACCAAACACGAAATCGCTAAAGCATACGGTATCGAACACCCTGAAGCGGGCGTAGCGTTACGCGCTTCATTCTTAATCGACGCCAACGGCGTGGTTCGTCACCAAGTAGTGAACGATTTACCGTTAGGCCGTAACATCGACGAAATGTTACGTATGGTTGACGCTTTACAATTCCACGAAGAACACGGCGAAGTTTGCCCTGCCCAATGGGAAAAAGGCAAAGAAGGGATGAAAGACAACCCTGAAGGCGTAGCGAAATACTTAAAACAAAACGCTGATCAGCTTTAA
- the metC gene encoding cystathionine beta-lyase, protein MSEKQSLATILVHAGRSKRVSQGAVNPVVQRASSLVFENLAQKKQATVNRAKQALFYGRRGTLTHFALQDLMCEMEGGAGCYLYPCGAAAVTNAILAFVQAGDNVLMTGAAYEPTQDFCNKILSKMNVTTTYYDPLDGVKIAELVRSNTKVLFLESPSSLTFEVPDVPSIVKAVRQKNPEIVIMIDNTWAGGILFKALEHGVDISIQAGTKYLVGHSDVMIGTAVSNARCWEQLRENSYLMGQMADADSAYTTARGIRSLAVRFKQHTESGIKVAKWLAQQPEVKAVYHPALPSCPGHEFFMRDFSGSAGLFSFELNEKLNHARLSAFMDHFKLFSMAYSWGGFESLILYNQPEEIQKIRPNIDRTLTGTLIRVHIGFEDADELIADLKAGFERLKS, encoded by the coding sequence ATGTCGGAAAAACAGTCGTTAGCCACCATTTTAGTGCACGCAGGCCGTAGTAAACGCGTCAGTCAGGGCGCGGTGAATCCCGTGGTGCAACGGGCGTCTTCTTTAGTATTTGAAAATCTGGCGCAAAAGAAACAGGCTACCGTCAACCGCGCCAAACAGGCGTTGTTTTACGGTCGTCGCGGCACGTTAACCCACTTTGCCCTGCAGGATTTAATGTGCGAAATGGAAGGCGGCGCAGGTTGTTATCTTTATCCTTGCGGTGCGGCGGCGGTGACGAATGCTATTTTAGCCTTTGTACAAGCCGGTGATAACGTATTGATGACAGGCGCCGCTTACGAACCGACGCAGGATTTCTGCAACAAAATCCTGAGCAAAATGAATGTGACCACGACTTATTACGACCCGCTGGACGGCGTGAAAATCGCAGAACTGGTGCGCTCCAACACCAAAGTGTTGTTTTTGGAAAGCCCGAGTTCGCTCACCTTTGAAGTGCCCGATGTGCCGAGTATCGTCAAAGCGGTGCGCCAAAAGAACCCTGAAATCGTAATCATGATTGATAACACCTGGGCGGGCGGTATTCTGTTTAAAGCGCTGGAACACGGCGTTGATATTTCCATTCAGGCGGGCACCAAATATCTGGTGGGTCATTCCGATGTGATGATTGGCACCGCCGTATCCAATGCCCGTTGCTGGGAACAGTTACGGGAAAATTCCTATTTAATGGGGCAAATGGCGGACGCCGACAGCGCTTATACCACCGCGCGCGGCATTCGTTCCCTTGCCGTGCGTTTCAAACAACACACCGAAAGCGGAATTAAAGTGGCGAAATGGCTTGCCCAACAACCGGAAGTGAAAGCGGTTTATCACCCCGCCTTGCCGAGTTGCCCGGGACATGAATTTTTCATGCGCGATTTCAGCGGTTCCGCCGGTTTATTCTCGTTCGAATTAAACGAAAAATTAAATCACGCGCGGCTTTCCGCGTTTATGGATCACTTCAAACTGTTCTCTATGGCCTATTCCTGGGGCGGTTTCGAAAGCCTGATTTTATACAACCAACCGGAAGAAATCCAAAAAATCCGCCCGAATATCGACCGCACTTTAACCGGCACGTTAATCCGCGTGCATATCGGTTTCGAAGATGCGGATGAATTAATTGCGGATTTAAAAGCGGGATTTGAGCGTTTGAAATCTTAA
- a CDS encoding iron-containing alcohol dehydrogenase, whose translation MQNFNYFTPTQIIFGKDTEQQAGELIKAQHCRKVLIHYGGQSAKKSGLLDRIKASLDNAGIAYTELGGVVPNPLLSLVYQGIDLCKKEGVDFILAVGGGSVIDSAKAIAYGVAEPDKDVWELYDRKRQAAACLPVATVLTIAAAGSEMSPSSVITKDEGGIKRGYSSDLSRPKFSILNPELTMTLPQYQTASGNADILMHTMERYFTPNSTMEITDSIAESLLKTVMKNAQILAKDPQNYEVRAEIMWSGSLSHNGLTGCGGGHGDWATHMLEHELSGLFGVTHGAGLAAIWGHWARYVYKDALPRFERFALQVMEVTAAENAEQTALKGIEAMEDFFRSIDMPTNLSELGVNANAEQIAEMAKKCAIATNGCAGAVKPLYEQDMIAIYTAAQKA comes from the coding sequence ATGCAGAATTTTAATTATTTTACACCGACCCAAATTATTTTCGGCAAAGACACCGAACAACAAGCGGGCGAACTGATTAAAGCTCAACATTGCCGTAAAGTTTTAATTCATTACGGCGGCCAAAGCGCAAAAAAATCCGGTTTGCTGGATCGCATTAAAGCCTCACTCGACAACGCCGGCATCGCTTATACGGAACTGGGCGGCGTAGTGCCGAATCCGCTGTTATCCTTGGTTTATCAAGGTATTGATTTGTGCAAAAAAGAAGGTGTGGATTTCATCCTTGCAGTCGGCGGCGGCAGCGTAATCGATTCCGCCAAAGCCATTGCTTACGGCGTCGCCGAACCGGACAAAGACGTCTGGGAACTGTACGACCGCAAACGTCAGGCCGCCGCCTGTTTGCCGGTCGCCACCGTTTTAACCATTGCCGCCGCCGGCAGCGAAATGAGTCCGAGTTCCGTGATTACCAAAGATGAAGGCGGAATCAAACGCGGTTACAGCAGCGATTTATCCCGGCCGAAATTCTCCATTTTAAATCCCGAACTCACCATGACATTGCCGCAATATCAAACCGCCAGCGGCAACGCGGATATTCTAATGCACACGATGGAACGTTATTTCACACCGAACTCCACCATGGAAATCACGGATTCCATTGCGGAAAGTCTATTAAAAACCGTCATGAAAAATGCGCAGATTCTGGCCAAAGATCCGCAAAATTACGAAGTCCGCGCAGAAATTATGTGGAGCGGCAGTTTATCTCACAACGGCTTAACCGGTTGCGGCGGCGGGCACGGCGATTGGGCGACCCATATGCTGGAACACGAATTGAGCGGCTTATTCGGTGTGACCCACGGTGCGGGATTGGCGGCGATTTGGGGGCATTGGGCAAGATATGTTTACAAAGACGCACTACCGCGTTTCGAACGTTTCGCCCTGCAAGTGATGGAGGTAACAGCGGCTGAAAATGCCGAACAAACCGCTTTAAAAGGCATTGAAGCCATGGAAGACTTTTTCCGTAGCATCGACATGCCGACCAATCTGTCCGAATTAGGTGTAAACGCCAATGCGGAACAGATTGCCGAAATGGCGAAAAAATGCGCTATCGCCACAAACGGCTGCGCCGGTGCCGTTAAGCCGTTATACGAGCAGGATATGATCGCCATTTACACGGCGGCACAAAAAGCGTAG
- a CDS encoding porin, which yields MKKTLVALAVAAAAVASTANAAVVYEQDGAKVELSGSFRTFLGKTGEGRSDLVNDGSRIIVKASQDLGNGLSAFAGYQIRFTEDGNATNVNKGSDSDFDNPSTRELYAGLAHQDVGRLAFGRQQTTADDVLQDATYYRSGAYNILTTRSDKSVKFKSAEWNGFSFGADYLFGHSNTDVDRYVGEYVEYKNGYGVTAFYHYDFAENHGLEFAAGYTQDNYDDIAYSNDSVGKNKAWLLHGSYTYGPFYLALNYGQYKNEVSDAYTEVVTGRRTDAGTKGRYAMVDARYQFSEPSAVFAQWERLDVRSEATGNTEEIANRYQVGVDYKLHKNVITYAMYERVNTKYDNAETDKDNIYGVGLRVFF from the coding sequence ATGAAAAAGACATTAGTAGCATTAGCAGTCGCTGCAGCTGCAGTGGCAAGCACAGCAAACGCCGCCGTTGTTTATGAACAGGACGGTGCGAAAGTTGAATTAAGCGGTTCATTCCGTACTTTCTTGGGTAAAACCGGTGAAGGTCGTAGCGATTTAGTAAACGACGGTTCCCGTATTATCGTTAAAGCGAGTCAAGATTTAGGTAACGGTTTATCCGCATTCGCCGGTTATCAAATTCGTTTTACTGAAGATGGTAATGCAACTAACGTGAACAAAGGTTCCGATAGTGATTTTGATAATCCGAGTACTCGTGAATTATATGCCGGTTTGGCACATCAAGATGTAGGTCGTTTGGCATTCGGTCGTCAACAAACCACAGCGGATGACGTATTGCAGGATGCAACCTACTACCGTTCCGGTGCATATAACATTTTGACTACCCGTTCAGATAAATCCGTGAAATTCAAATCAGCGGAATGGAACGGTTTCAGCTTCGGTGCAGACTACTTATTCGGTCACAGCAATACTGATGTAGATCGTTATGTTGGTGAGTATGTTGAATATAAAAACGGTTATGGTGTCACAGCATTCTATCATTATGACTTTGCCGAAAATCACGGTTTAGAATTTGCCGCGGGTTATACACAAGATAACTATGATGATATTGCCTATTCAAATGATTCCGTAGGTAAGAACAAAGCATGGTTATTACACGGTAGCTACACTTACGGTCCGTTTTATTTAGCGTTGAACTACGGTCAATATAAAAATGAAGTAAGCGATGCTTATACTGAAGTAGTAACCGGTCGTCGTACTGATGCGGGCACTAAAGGTCGTTATGCAATGGTTGATGCCCGTTATCAATTCTCCGAACCTTCAGCGGTATTTGCACAATGGGAACGTTTAGACGTTCGTTCTGAAGCAACTGGTAACACAGAAGAAATCGCAAACCGTTACCAAGTCGGTGTGGATTACAAATTACACAAAAACGTCATCACATACGCAATGTATGAACGTGTAAATACTAAATACGACAACGCAGAAACCGACAAAGACAACATCTACGGTGTCGGTTTACGCGTATTCTTCTAA
- a CDS encoding HigA family addiction module antitoxin → MDMFNPPPHPAAIIREDILPELGLSVTEAAKQLGVNRVTLSRLLNGKAGISADMALRLHAWLGENSPSPESWLHQQADYDLWQAKQKSTPTVLSAFQSS, encoded by the coding sequence ATGGATATGTTTAACCCGCCTCCTCATCCTGCGGCAATTATTCGGGAGGATATTCTGCCGGAATTAGGATTGAGCGTAACCGAAGCGGCAAAACAATTAGGGGTGAATCGCGTGACACTTTCGCGCCTGTTAAACGGGAAAGCCGGAATCAGTGCAGATATGGCATTGCGCCTGCATGCGTGGCTGGGGGAAAACAGCCCGAGCCCGGAAAGTTGGTTACATCAACAAGCGGATTATGATTTATGGCAAGCCAAACAAAAAAGCACTCCGACCGTTCTGTCCGCATTCCAATCATCTTAA
- a CDS encoding efflux transporter outer membrane subunit, whose amino-acid sequence MQFIYKLSLIAVAVTLTACSNTEVDLHSQIDLPANFEQTGNGTGTADVSRWWRQWHDPQLTRLIEQGLRNNLDIAMARSRLNEAQANTAYTEADKGPQVSGSGRIGGSRSRLINSPLTGENDTSSGNNQYAGITASWELDFFGKKRSDADAAKAAETAVQNQIYATRMLIAGQIAENYFNIFALQQQNAVLNQSVKVLSRLRNYVQGRFNAGQANANDVLQVENRLTAVQAQQATLNSQIAANERAIAVLTGQTPQGFRINKNGNPLVTLPSPPAGMLPGDLLNRRPDLRVDRAQIQAAAAKLASAKADLYPRFDIQFMGGTGRIEINSDISELKGWTGLLSGGLSVPIFTNGRIQANIDAADARLKTALLQYDKTLIQALADVDNAYQAQYALNRQAELQQSAVKKAQVSAANAEKLFKYGDKNLDNALTERLNALDYQNQLIQVRLNRAKNLVNLYKALGGGWQE is encoded by the coding sequence ATGCAATTCATTTATAAACTCTCGCTGATTGCGGTAGCGGTGACATTAACCGCCTGTTCTAATACCGAGGTGGATTTACATTCACAAATCGACCTGCCAGCAAACTTCGAACAAACCGGCAACGGTACGGGTACTGCCGATGTCAGCCGATGGTGGCGGCAATGGCATGATCCGCAACTCACTCGGCTGATTGAACAAGGGTTACGTAACAACCTCGACATAGCCATGGCGCGCAGTCGTTTGAACGAAGCGCAAGCCAATACCGCTTATACGGAGGCGGATAAAGGCCCGCAAGTTTCAGGCAGCGGGCGTATAGGCGGATCCCGTTCCCGTCTTATCAACAGCCCGTTAACCGGTGAAAACGATACGTCATCGGGCAATAATCAATACGCCGGTATTACCGCAAGCTGGGAACTGGATTTCTTCGGCAAAAAACGCAGCGATGCCGACGCCGCCAAAGCCGCTGAAACGGCGGTACAAAATCAGATTTACGCCACCCGAATGCTGATCGCCGGGCAAATTGCCGAAAACTACTTTAATATTTTTGCCCTGCAACAGCAAAATGCCGTACTGAATCAGTCCGTTAAGGTATTAAGCCGGCTCAGAAATTACGTCCAAGGCAGATTCAACGCAGGACAAGCCAATGCCAACGACGTATTACAAGTGGAAAACCGCCTCACCGCCGTACAGGCACAACAAGCGACATTGAACAGCCAAATTGCCGCTAACGAACGCGCAATCGCCGTGTTAACGGGGCAAACGCCGCAGGGATTCCGGATTAATAAAAACGGCAATCCATTAGTTACGCTACCTTCTCCGCCGGCGGGTATGTTACCGGGCGATTTGCTTAACCGCCGTCCGGATTTACGCGTCGATCGGGCGCAAATTCAAGCCGCCGCCGCAAAATTAGCCAGTGCTAAAGCGGATCTGTATCCCCGCTTCGATATTCAGTTTATGGGCGGAACCGGCCGCATTGAAATAAATTCCGACATTTCCGAATTAAAAGGCTGGACGGGCTTGCTCAGCGGCGGATTAAGCGTACCGATTTTCACCAACGGACGTATTCAGGCCAACATCGACGCAGCGGACGCCCGCTTAAAAACCGCATTACTACAATATGACAAAACGCTGATTCAAGCGCTGGCGGATGTAGATAACGCCTATCAGGCGCAATATGCGTTAAACCGACAAGCGGAACTGCAACAAAGTGCGGTCAAAAAAGCACAGGTTTCCGCCGCCAATGCCGAAAAATTATTTAAATACGGCGATAAAAATCTGGATAACGCTCTCACCGAACGCCTTAATGCGCTGGATTACCAAAACCAACTTATCCAAGTGCGGTTAAACCGGGCGAAGAATTTAGTGAATTTATACAAAGCCTTGGGCGGCGGCTGGCAGGAATAA
- a CDS encoding ABC transporter permease, with protein sequence MSRWLKNVFFLCGKEFKSLFSDLTLLVLIIYMFSIALISVANLPTTEVKNASVGIVDHDHSPLSYRLKDALLNPYFKKVEYAAQEQIDDLMDNSDFTFIVDIPPNYQRDILAGRNPKIQILIDATAMTQANIGASYITQIFTAELNRFLKVTNAAMPIESAVNVLYNPNYSSKWFMGAIQPVGNLNLLTMLLVGAAIIRERERGTIEHLLVMPVRSSEIAVAKVLANGLVLFVVAMLSLKFVVQGYLAIPITDSAIGLFSLGVVIFIFSIASLGILLAVFAPSMPQFGLLCLPVYLVMYMLSGTMSPLENMPQLAQYLTQFSPTAILGSYAKDVLFRGASLSMVWDDLVKMAALGALFLGIALMQFKTMLSKQG encoded by the coding sequence ATGTCACGTTGGTTAAAAAATGTCTTTTTTCTCTGCGGTAAAGAATTTAAAAGCCTGTTTAGCGATCTTACCCTGCTGGTATTGATTATCTATATGTTTTCCATCGCACTGATTTCCGTTGCCAATCTGCCTACTACGGAAGTCAAAAATGCATCGGTGGGAATCGTCGATCACGATCATTCCCCCCTTTCTTATCGTTTGAAAGATGCCTTGCTCAACCCCTATTTCAAAAAGGTGGAATATGCCGCACAGGAACAAATCGACGATCTGATGGATAACAGTGATTTTACTTTTATCGTTGATATTCCGCCGAATTATCAACGGGATATTCTGGCCGGTCGCAATCCGAAAATTCAAATTTTAATCGACGCCACAGCTATGACGCAGGCAAATATCGGCGCCTCCTACATTACGCAGATTTTTACCGCCGAATTAAACCGCTTTCTCAAGGTGACGAACGCCGCGATGCCGATAGAATCGGCGGTAAACGTGCTGTATAACCCCAATTATTCCAGCAAATGGTTTATGGGCGCGATTCAACCGGTGGGAAATCTAAACCTGCTTACCATGCTGCTGGTGGGCGCGGCGATTATTCGCGAGCGGGAACGCGGCACAATAGAACATTTATTAGTAATGCCCGTGCGTTCCAGTGAAATCGCCGTTGCCAAAGTGTTGGCAAACGGCTTGGTTCTATTCGTCGTCGCCATGCTTTCGCTTAAATTCGTAGTGCAAGGTTATTTAGCCATTCCCATCACCGATTCGGCTATCGGATTATTTAGTTTAGGCGTGGTTATTTTTATTTTTTCCATCGCGTCCTTAGGGATCTTACTGGCGGTATTCGCTCCCTCTATGCCGCAATTCGGTCTGTTGTGCTTACCGGTTTATCTGGTGATGTATATGCTGTCGGGTACTATGTCTCCGCTGGAAAATATGCCGCAATTAGCCCAATATTTAACCCAGTTTTCCCCTACTGCGATTTTAGGTTCTTACGCCAAAGACGTACTGTTTAGAGGGGCGAGCCTGAGTATGGTATGGGACGATTTAGTAAAAATGGCGGCATTAGGCGCATTATTTTTAGGTATCGCGCTGATGCAATTTAAGACCATGTTATCCAAACAGGGATAA